Proteins encoded by one window of Bacillus sp. SM2101:
- a CDS encoding SMI1/KNR4 family protein, with product MNKYDYNEWKNILRSHHFKCQKKNLQCGLEIQPAATEKEIELVEEELNISFPEDFRQVLLNFTKSLHFYWFLKNDEFKVFQNSNFSDSTFFNMGDIEQGVIDCGGILDNPLWSLDNLIRYDTEREMYEFLDDDGTFIKKHWENKNTLIFTSFGNGGYLGIDLKYNKGEVIYLTTSYHMHGLRLGENFSSFFENWINLSCAGHWGEDFYLFSSEKTPYLSMNSFNGIELKSGLNKLM from the coding sequence ATGAATAAATATGATTACAACGAATGGAAAAACATTCTACGAAGTCATCACTTTAAATGTCAGAAAAAAAACCTTCAATGTGGACTAGAAATACAACCAGCTGCAACTGAAAAGGAAATAGAATTAGTAGAGGAAGAACTAAACATTTCATTTCCAGAAGACTTTCGTCAGGTGTTGCTAAACTTTACAAAAAGCCTCCATTTCTATTGGTTTTTGAAAAATGACGAGTTTAAGGTATTCCAAAACTCTAACTTTTCGGATAGTACATTTTTTAATATGGGCGACATAGAGCAAGGTGTTATTGATTGTGGCGGCATACTTGATAATCCACTTTGGTCTTTAGATAATTTAATAAGGTACGATACTGAGAGAGAAATGTATGAGTTTTTAGATGATGATGGAACATTTATTAAAAAACACTGGGAAAACAAAAACACTCTTATTTTTACATCATTTGGTAATGGTGGATACTTAGGGATTGACCTAAAATACAACAAAGGTGAAGTTATATATCTGACCACTAGTTATCATATGCACGGTTTAAGGCTAGGCGAAAATTTTTCATCTTTCTTTGAAAACTGGATAAATCTTTCTTGTGCTGGTCACTGGGGGGAAGATTTTTATTTATTTAGCTCAGAAAAAACCCCTTATTTAAGCATGAATTCATTCAATGGTATTGAATTAAAAAGTGGATTAAATAA